A stretch of Tripterygium wilfordii isolate XIE 37 chromosome 11, ASM1340144v1, whole genome shotgun sequence DNA encodes these proteins:
- the LOC120009678 gene encoding coiled-coil domain-containing protein 115-like: MEEQEGNRGVLETEGQPENSQRGGVIYGEGEGDEDENVLRFLDSMDGYLSLRDSLCATLRQGWFELASARHSMGALRVNGTLLDLKVHPAAISLTLNQDDVDSELEQPHFTLCKWVSSGNEKSSSREAKSEEDDLLKKSVSQHLQNHGSSQMSEGKTSSKNGATPKVDDQVPKERAKSLSMFGTLVSPKLRAAQQSFETALENIVQIANIRSSVLNAYDQVQRESKGNEG, translated from the exons ATGGAAGAACAAGAAGGAAACCGAGGTGTCTTGGAAACCGAGGGGCAACCCGAAAATTCCCAACGAGGAGGAGTAATAtatggagaaggagaaggagatgaagatgaaaatgTATTGCGATTCTTGGACTCCATGGACGGTTACCTTAGTCTAAGGGACTCTTTATGTGCAACGCTTCGCCAG GGATGGTTTGAATTAGCAAGTGCTAGGCACTCTATGGGTGCATTACGTGTCAATGGGACTTTATTGGATCTCAAAGTCCATCCTGCTGCTATCTCATTGACATTAAACCAGGATGATG TTGACTCTGAGCTAGAGCAACCACACTTCACCTTGTGCAAGTGGGTGTCCTCTGGGAATGAAAAAAGCTCTTCCCGGGAGGCAAAATCCGAGGAGGATGATTTGCTTAAGAAATCTGTCAGTCAACATCTACAAAACCATGGCAGTTCCCAGATGTCTG AAGGTAAAACCTCATCAAAGAATGGAGCTACACCTAAGGTTGATGACCAA GTTCCAAAGGAGCGAGCTAAATCACTCTCAATGTTTGGAACTCTAGTTTCACCAAAGCTTCGAGCTGCCCAACAGTCATTTGAGACAG CATTGGAGAACATTGTTCAAATAGCAAACATACGTTCATCAGTGCTAAATGCTTATGATCAAGTTCAAAGAGAATCGAAGGGCAACGAGGGATGA
- the LOC120008945 gene encoding uncharacterized protein At5g43822 isoform X5 — MEAVVKKYQQNFKKVREKMDQWEQLQGLLVQQFRNASSIIERLETIQDLRNYGTLNCVDGIEVSVFRKQLESLEIILLSMKKTMEEMRNIVDYMEKMHRNSGQLIKVGSSQPSSKQLHNRIGVKPCLADCLDGLRILYDMHHSEYVTVLQPNGTFSSHLLFQHFHHLP; from the exons ATGGAAGCGGTGGTGAAGAAGTATCAGCAAAACTTCAAGAAGGTGAGAGAAAAGATGGATCAATGGGAACAGCTTCAAGGTCTTCTAGTTCAACAGTTTAGGAACGCTTCTTCCATTATCGAGAGGTTAGAG ACTATTCAAGATCTCAGAAATTATGGTACTTTGAATTGTGTGGATGGAATTGAAGTCTCCGTATTTCGTAAGCAGTTGGAATCTTTGGAGATCATCTTGCTATCAATGAAGAAGACgat GGAAGAGATGCGGAATATCGTCGATTATATGGAGAAGATGCATCGTAATAGTGGACAGCTGATAAAAGTTGGTTCAAGTCAGCCGAGCTCCAAGCAACTGCATAATCGAATTGGGGTTAAACCTTGTCTTGCGGATTGCTTGGATGGGCTCAGGATTCTTTATGACATGCATCATTCTGAGTATGTCACTGTGCTGCAGCCCAATG GTACCTTCTCAAGTCATCTATTGTTTCAGCACTTTCATCACTTGCCTTGA
- the LOC120008945 gene encoding uncharacterized protein At5g43822 isoform X4: MEAVVKKYQQNFKKVREKMDQWEQLQGLLVQQFRNASSIIERLETIQDLRNYGTLNCVDGIEVSVFRKQLESLEIILLSMKKTMEEMRNIVDYMEKMHRNSGQLIKVGSSQPSSKQLHNRIGVKPCLADCLDGLRILYDMHHSEYLLKSSIVSALSSLALKPSASDLGALLQLLVDQPNIPKEEVQLIFDIIFAEEIC; encoded by the exons ATGGAAGCGGTGGTGAAGAAGTATCAGCAAAACTTCAAGAAGGTGAGAGAAAAGATGGATCAATGGGAACAGCTTCAAGGTCTTCTAGTTCAACAGTTTAGGAACGCTTCTTCCATTATCGAGAGGTTAGAG ACTATTCAAGATCTCAGAAATTATGGTACTTTGAATTGTGTGGATGGAATTGAAGTCTCCGTATTTCGTAAGCAGTTGGAATCTTTGGAGATCATCTTGCTATCAATGAAGAAGACgat GGAAGAGATGCGGAATATCGTCGATTATATGGAGAAGATGCATCGTAATAGTGGACAGCTGATAAAAGTTGGTTCAAGTCAGCCGAGCTCCAAGCAACTGCATAATCGAATTGGGGTTAAACCTTGTCTTGCGGATTGCTTGGATGGGCTCAGGATTCTTTATGACATGCATCATTCTGA GTACCTTCTCAAGTCATCTATTGTTTCAGCACTTTCATCACTTGCCTTGAAACCTAG TGCTAGTGATCTAGGAGCGCTACTGCAACTCTTGGTTGATCAGCCTAACATTCCCAAAGAAGAAG TACAACTCATTTTTGACATCATATTTGCGGAGGAGATCTGTTGA
- the LOC120008945 gene encoding uncharacterized protein At5g43822 isoform X2, whose protein sequence is MEAVVKKYQQNFKKVREKMDQWEQLQGLLVQQFRNASSIIERLETIQDLRNYGTLNCVDGIEVSVFRKQLESLEIILLSMKKTMEEMRNIVDYMEKMHRNSGQLIKVGSSQPSSKQLHNRIGVKPCLADCLDGLRILYDMHHSEYLLKSSIVSALSSLALKPSASDLGALLQLLVDQPNIPKEEGGWKLYNSFLTSYLRRRSVEFIGFVHKILCRRSKLERVEAAWTWKMTLQGS, encoded by the exons ATGGAAGCGGTGGTGAAGAAGTATCAGCAAAACTTCAAGAAGGTGAGAGAAAAGATGGATCAATGGGAACAGCTTCAAGGTCTTCTAGTTCAACAGTTTAGGAACGCTTCTTCCATTATCGAGAGGTTAGAG ACTATTCAAGATCTCAGAAATTATGGTACTTTGAATTGTGTGGATGGAATTGAAGTCTCCGTATTTCGTAAGCAGTTGGAATCTTTGGAGATCATCTTGCTATCAATGAAGAAGACgat GGAAGAGATGCGGAATATCGTCGATTATATGGAGAAGATGCATCGTAATAGTGGACAGCTGATAAAAGTTGGTTCAAGTCAGCCGAGCTCCAAGCAACTGCATAATCGAATTGGGGTTAAACCTTGTCTTGCGGATTGCTTGGATGGGCTCAGGATTCTTTATGACATGCATCATTCTGA GTACCTTCTCAAGTCATCTATTGTTTCAGCACTTTCATCACTTGCCTTGAAACCTAG TGCTAGTGATCTAGGAGCGCTACTGCAACTCTTGGTTGATCAGCCTAACATTCCCAAAGAAGAAGGTGGGTGGAAATTG TACAACTCATTTTTGACATCATATTTGCGGAGGAGATCTGTTGAATTCATTGGGTTTGTTCACAAGATACTATGTCGAAGGTCGAAACTTGAACGTGTGGAAGCAGCATGGACATGGAAAATGACG CTGCAGGGCTCATAA
- the LOC120008945 gene encoding uncharacterized protein At5g43822 isoform X3, whose amino-acid sequence MEAVVKKYQQNFKKVREKMDQWEQLQGLLVQQFRNASSIIERLETIQDLRNYGTLNCVDGIEVSVFRKQLESLEIILLSMKKTMEEMRNIVDYMEKMHRNSGQLIKVGSSQPSSKQLHNRIGVKPCLADCLDGLRILYDMHHSEYLLKSSIVSALSSLALKPSASDLGALLQLLVDQPNIPKEEGGWKLVRHMIEVSLRICVRVPA is encoded by the exons ATGGAAGCGGTGGTGAAGAAGTATCAGCAAAACTTCAAGAAGGTGAGAGAAAAGATGGATCAATGGGAACAGCTTCAAGGTCTTCTAGTTCAACAGTTTAGGAACGCTTCTTCCATTATCGAGAGGTTAGAG ACTATTCAAGATCTCAGAAATTATGGTACTTTGAATTGTGTGGATGGAATTGAAGTCTCCGTATTTCGTAAGCAGTTGGAATCTTTGGAGATCATCTTGCTATCAATGAAGAAGACgat GGAAGAGATGCGGAATATCGTCGATTATATGGAGAAGATGCATCGTAATAGTGGACAGCTGATAAAAGTTGGTTCAAGTCAGCCGAGCTCCAAGCAACTGCATAATCGAATTGGGGTTAAACCTTGTCTTGCGGATTGCTTGGATGGGCTCAGGATTCTTTATGACATGCATCATTCTGA GTACCTTCTCAAGTCATCTATTGTTTCAGCACTTTCATCACTTGCCTTGAAACCTAG TGCTAGTGATCTAGGAGCGCTACTGCAACTCTTGGTTGATCAGCCTAACATTCCCAAAGAAGAAGGTGGGTGGAAATTGGTGAGGCATATGATTGAAGTTTCTCTAAGGATTTGTGTGCGTGTGCCAGCATGA
- the LOC120008945 gene encoding uncharacterized protein At5g43822 isoform X1, which yields MEAVVKKYQQNFKKVREKMDQWEQLQGLLVQQFRNASSIIERLETIQDLRNYGTLNCVDGIEVSVFRKQLESLEIILLSMKKTMEEMRNIVDYMEKMHRNSGQLIKVGSSQPSSKQLHNRIGVKPCLADCLDGLRILYDMHHSEYLLKSSIVSALSSLALKPSASDLGALLQLLVDQPNIPKEEGGWKLYNSFLTSYLRRRSVEFIGFVHKILCRRSKLERVEAAWTWKMTVAERLFPCKMTL from the exons ATGGAAGCGGTGGTGAAGAAGTATCAGCAAAACTTCAAGAAGGTGAGAGAAAAGATGGATCAATGGGAACAGCTTCAAGGTCTTCTAGTTCAACAGTTTAGGAACGCTTCTTCCATTATCGAGAGGTTAGAG ACTATTCAAGATCTCAGAAATTATGGTACTTTGAATTGTGTGGATGGAATTGAAGTCTCCGTATTTCGTAAGCAGTTGGAATCTTTGGAGATCATCTTGCTATCAATGAAGAAGACgat GGAAGAGATGCGGAATATCGTCGATTATATGGAGAAGATGCATCGTAATAGTGGACAGCTGATAAAAGTTGGTTCAAGTCAGCCGAGCTCCAAGCAACTGCATAATCGAATTGGGGTTAAACCTTGTCTTGCGGATTGCTTGGATGGGCTCAGGATTCTTTATGACATGCATCATTCTGA GTACCTTCTCAAGTCATCTATTGTTTCAGCACTTTCATCACTTGCCTTGAAACCTAG TGCTAGTGATCTAGGAGCGCTACTGCAACTCTTGGTTGATCAGCCTAACATTCCCAAAGAAGAAGGTGGGTGGAAATTG TACAACTCATTTTTGACATCATATTTGCGGAGGAGATCTGTTGAATTCATTGGGTTTGTTCACAAGATACTATGTCGAAGGTCGAAACTTGAACGTGTGGAAGCAGCATGGACATGGAAAATGACGGTAGCAGAACGATTGTTTCCTTGCAAAATGACGCTTTGA